From one Leptospira licerasiae serovar Varillal str. VAR 010 genomic stretch:
- a CDS encoding DNA alkylation repair protein has translation MAEALKNFYDDKALLKIGTQFSKVLSHKQPEHWVQEIKAKDWKKLELKQRIKRIAEALSNSLPKPFPKAVPPLLKISKVLEKEFPGTQRFYIIFLGESVEISGINHPEESLYCMEQITQIISCEFSIREFLIRYPEITWKKMLEWSNHSHPGTRRLASEGSRPRLPWGKGIPGLKKDPEKTLPILENLKNDPDEVVRRSVANHLNDISKDHPDLVISIAKNWIGRSENTDLLLKHALRGLLKQGDSETLSIFGFPKNKSAKISKLEIQPNTIEIGKHLIYRFEMKSEAKEPTLYRLESKIHYLKPVGKFSIKVFQIEEREFFPKETKVYERKQSFQQMTTRIHSPGIHKLEIIVNGETKAKAEFKVIHPKTMKGSKR, from the coding sequence ATGGCGGAAGCTTTAAAGAACTTTTATGATGACAAGGCTCTATTAAAAATAGGGACCCAATTCTCCAAGGTATTATCCCACAAGCAGCCAGAACATTGGGTCCAAGAGATCAAAGCTAAAGATTGGAAGAAGTTGGAGCTCAAACAAAGGATCAAAAGAATCGCAGAGGCCTTATCAAACTCTCTTCCAAAACCGTTTCCAAAAGCAGTCCCCCCTTTATTAAAAATTTCGAAAGTTCTAGAGAAAGAATTCCCAGGCACCCAAAGGTTCTATATTATTTTTTTAGGGGAAAGTGTAGAGATCTCAGGCATCAATCATCCTGAAGAATCCTTGTATTGTATGGAGCAAATCACTCAGATCATCTCTTGCGAATTTTCCATTCGAGAGTTTTTGATCCGATATCCGGAGATTACTTGGAAAAAAATGTTAGAATGGTCCAACCATTCTCATCCAGGAACAAGAAGATTGGCAAGTGAAGGTTCTCGTCCCAGATTGCCTTGGGGAAAAGGGATCCCAGGATTAAAAAAAGATCCCGAAAAGACTCTCCCCATTTTGGAAAATCTGAAAAACGATCCGGATGAAGTGGTTCGTAGAAGTGTGGCAAATCATCTAAACGATATTTCTAAAGATCATCCGGATTTAGTGATATCCATTGCGAAAAATTGGATAGGTAGATCGGAAAACACAGATCTTTTATTAAAACATGCACTTAGAGGTCTATTAAAGCAAGGCGACTCGGAAACACTTTCCATCTTCGGATTTCCAAAGAATAAATCCGCTAAAATTTCCAAGTTGGAAATCCAGCCTAATACCATAGAGATCGGAAAACATTTAATCTATAGATTCGAAATGAAGTCGGAGGCTAAAGAACCTACTCTTTACAGATTAGAATCTAAGATCCATTATCTAAAACCTGTAGGGAAATTCTCCATAAAAGTATTTCAGATAGAAGAAAGAGAATTTTTTCCCAAAGAAACGAAAGTTTATGAAAGAAAGCAATCTTTCCAGCAGATGACCACAAGAATCCATTCCCCCGGAATCCATAAATTAGAGATTATTGTGAATGGAGAAACAAAGGCAAAGGCCGAATTCAAAGTTATTCATCCCAAAACTATGAAAGGTAGCAAACGTTGA
- a CDS encoding winged helix DNA-binding domain-containing protein — translation MNISLTRLKYLRVSDTRLSSPEKVVETLVAIQGQDYAASKWAIGLRTQGLKEEDVESAFLDQKIIRSWPLRGTLHVVSAKDIYWLLDLLGPSTVSKYAAHYKKIELDLKVLKKCYSILSKNLSNRNFLTRKEISSILKRSGIITNTTRLSHILQRAGLDALICFGPKRGKEFTYALIDEWIPKIKKIKRPKEEALYDLTEKYFDTRSPATLADFVWWSGLNVKDAKTGIESFGSKLRSFQKEDQIYYLPKKVDLVDEASDTLFLLPAFDEFLLAYTDRRDCMHPSPKRPLTPADDLFRPTLVVNGWVNGIWQREFKKEEVILKVNTYKPLNQNLRKKLNKSAEEYAAFLGKSLVLEI, via the coding sequence GTGAATATCTCATTAACAAGATTGAAATATCTGCGAGTTTCTGATACTCGGCTTTCTTCTCCTGAAAAGGTAGTGGAAACTTTGGTTGCAATCCAAGGCCAGGATTATGCGGCTTCTAAATGGGCAATAGGACTTAGAACTCAGGGTTTAAAAGAAGAAGATGTCGAGTCCGCGTTCCTTGACCAAAAGATCATTAGATCTTGGCCCTTGAGGGGAACATTACACGTAGTTTCCGCCAAGGACATTTATTGGTTACTGGATTTGTTAGGTCCTTCTACAGTTTCCAAATATGCAGCTCATTACAAAAAGATAGAATTAGATCTTAAAGTATTAAAAAAATGTTATTCTATTCTTTCTAAAAATCTTTCGAACCGAAACTTTCTAACTAGAAAGGAAATATCTTCTATTTTAAAAAGATCGGGGATCATCACAAATACGACTAGATTGTCCCATATTCTGCAAAGAGCAGGGTTGGATGCCTTGATATGCTTCGGTCCCAAAAGGGGAAAAGAGTTTACGTATGCATTGATCGACGAATGGATCCCAAAGATCAAAAAAATCAAAAGACCGAAAGAAGAGGCTCTCTATGATCTCACCGAAAAATACTTCGATACTAGGTCTCCGGCAACTTTGGCGGATTTTGTCTGGTGGTCAGGTTTGAATGTAAAGGATGCAAAAACAGGGATAGAAAGTTTTGGTTCTAAATTGAGAAGTTTTCAGAAGGAAGATCAGATCTATTATTTGCCTAAAAAGGTAGATCTTGTAGATGAAGCCTCCGATACGTTGTTCCTCCTTCCTGCGTTCGATGAGTTTTTGTTGGCTTATACCGATCGTCGGGATTGTATGCATCCATCTCCTAAAAGACCTCTAACTCCGGCGGACGATCTATTTAGGCCGACACTGGTTGTTAACGGTTGGGTAAATGGAATTTGGCAGAGAGAATTTAAAAAGGAAGAAGTTATTCTAAAAGTGAACACATACAAACCGCTGAATCAAAATTTAAGAAAGAAACTTAATAAGTCAGCAGAAGAATATGCTGCTTTTCTCGGTAAAAGTCTAGTCTTAGAGATTTAA
- a CDS encoding proline dehydrogenase family protein: protein MKVRKEDGSKKLTASSDLQDTILEKGRELFRLSDSFEDSFFSAYRLFSKSLLFLENRPLLKLQAFRFADLFPSLGSLSSISRYIRIYFVETRTELPKWILFLLSLFLSNRLSSIFIASCAKIGIRLTAKFFILGRTYGSDRKKIIDRYKNGICSTIDILGEAVLSEKEAERYISEYLLLLEEVSKDRELSEIRSSQFPGEPTGNVSVKCSSLYSQLDPLAHESSVSQLTDKLRPILRSAVSKNIFINLDMEQYETKDIIMDTAFRIFAEPEFQDYPHFGIVVQAYLKASQKDLQKVIEYSKKRKYPLTVRLVKGAYWEYEMTQSAQKGWEPPVFLIKSDTDRNYEDCSALLLKSYPHIRPAFGSHNIRSLSSAFVRAEQYSVPKEFFEVQMLYGMGNSYKQAIRSLGISVREYSPIGEVIPGMAYLVRRLLENSTNEGFLKNINANSKDREKLLYLENTK from the coding sequence ATGAAGGTTAGAAAAGAAGACGGATCTAAAAAACTTACCGCTTCCTCGGATCTGCAAGATACGATCTTGGAAAAAGGAAGGGAATTATTTCGTTTAAGCGATTCCTTCGAAGATAGTTTTTTTAGCGCTTATAGATTATTTTCCAAAAGTCTTTTGTTTTTGGAAAACCGCCCTCTATTAAAATTACAGGCTTTTAGATTCGCAGATCTATTTCCTAGCCTTGGTTCTCTTTCTTCCATCTCTCGTTATATTAGGATTTATTTTGTCGAAACTCGTACGGAACTTCCTAAATGGATACTGTTCCTTCTCTCCTTATTTTTATCCAATCGACTTAGTTCAATATTCATCGCATCTTGCGCAAAGATCGGGATTAGACTCACCGCAAAATTTTTTATTTTAGGAAGGACTTACGGTTCCGATCGTAAAAAGATCATAGATAGATACAAAAATGGGATTTGTTCTACGATAGATATATTAGGAGAAGCCGTACTTTCCGAAAAAGAAGCGGAACGTTATATCTCTGAATATTTACTTTTACTGGAAGAAGTTTCCAAAGATAGAGAACTTTCAGAAATACGAAGTTCGCAATTTCCAGGAGAACCTACCGGTAATGTTTCCGTAAAATGTTCGTCTCTTTATTCCCAACTGGACCCACTCGCACATGAATCATCCGTAAGTCAATTAACGGATAAGTTACGGCCCATCCTCCGCTCTGCAGTTTCCAAAAATATTTTTATCAACCTAGATATGGAACAGTACGAAACCAAGGATATCATAATGGATACCGCGTTCCGCATCTTTGCAGAACCTGAGTTCCAAGACTATCCCCATTTCGGGATAGTGGTGCAAGCATATCTGAAAGCTTCTCAGAAAGATCTGCAGAAAGTAATAGAATATTCTAAAAAACGAAAATATCCCCTGACTGTCCGTTTGGTAAAAGGAGCGTATTGGGAATATGAGATGACCCAGTCGGCACAAAAAGGTTGGGAGCCGCCGGTTTTTCTCATAAAATCCGATACAGATAGAAATTACGAAGATTGTTCCGCACTTTTACTGAAGTCCTATCCTCATATTCGACCAGCATTCGGTTCTCATAATATAAGAAGCTTATCTTCCGCATTTGTGAGAGCGGAGCAATATTCCGTCCCCAAGGAATTTTTCGAAGTGCAGATGTTATACGGAATGGGGAACTCCTACAAACAAGCAATCCGAAGTTTAGGAATATCCGTAAGGGAATATTCTCCCATCGGGGAAGTGATCCCAGGTATGGCCTACTTGGTACGAAGGTTACTGGAAAATTCTACCAACGAAGGGTTCCTAAAGAACATCAATGCGAATAGTAAGGATAGGGAGAAATTATTGTATCTGGAGAATACGAAATAA
- a CDS encoding aldehyde dehydrogenase family protein: MNHTFNFQNEALRDFSREEERTLLNEGFVSIRKEFPIQVFPIISGKTKRSSLVVPALNPANTGEKIADIHYASIADAEEAAKVSGDFFEIWKGTKPEIRIGFLKKAANILRSQKAELTALISLEVGKGIKDIDAEIAEAIDFCEFYAKEAENIFQPRRRDLLGEENIYTYIPRGITLVVAPWNFPLAILCGMTVAPLVAGNPVIMKPAEQSSAIAFKLFNILIEAGVPSSALQFLPGKGEEIGAYLVKHPDIHTINFTGSRTVGLGMIRDAASQNLKFVKRVVAEMGGKNAMIVDEDADLDEAVIASIQSAFGFQGQKCSALSRIILLESKYDTFKSRFTDALQSLQTGLPEDPSVKIGPVIDLESKIRLDSIASQFSSKIVSKLKIEENRKNTGHFVEPIIFETEDPTSPLGQTEFFGPYVTLFKANNFEDAIKIANNVDYALTGGIFSRNPKNIQFAKEKFEVGNLYINRGITGAVVDRQPFGGYKLSGVGAKAGGPDYLKQFLEPISITENTMRRGFIPEA, translated from the coding sequence ATGAATCATACTTTCAATTTCCAAAATGAAGCCCTAAGAGATTTTTCGAGAGAGGAAGAAAGAACCCTTTTAAACGAAGGATTCGTATCCATCAGAAAAGAATTCCCGATACAAGTATTCCCGATCATCTCAGGAAAAACGAAAAGATCATCTTTGGTAGTCCCGGCCTTGAATCCTGCAAATACGGGCGAAAAAATCGCAGATATACATTATGCATCCATTGCAGATGCGGAAGAAGCCGCCAAAGTCTCAGGCGATTTTTTTGAAATATGGAAAGGTACAAAGCCTGAAATACGGATCGGGTTCTTAAAAAAAGCGGCAAACATTCTACGTTCCCAAAAAGCGGAACTCACTGCATTGATCTCTCTGGAAGTAGGAAAAGGAATCAAGGATATAGACGCAGAAATCGCAGAGGCGATCGACTTCTGTGAATTTTACGCCAAAGAAGCTGAGAACATTTTCCAGCCCAGAAGAAGAGATCTTTTAGGAGAAGAGAATATCTACACATATATACCGAGAGGGATCACCTTGGTAGTAGCTCCTTGGAATTTTCCTCTTGCGATCCTTTGCGGAATGACAGTCGCGCCTTTGGTTGCAGGAAACCCGGTGATCATGAAACCTGCAGAACAATCTTCCGCGATTGCATTCAAACTTTTTAATATATTAATAGAAGCCGGCGTCCCATCTTCCGCACTTCAATTCTTGCCTGGAAAAGGAGAAGAGATCGGAGCCTATTTAGTCAAACATCCGGATATACATACAATCAATTTTACCGGCTCCAGAACAGTCGGATTAGGAATGATCCGAGACGCCGCCTCTCAAAATCTAAAGTTCGTAAAAAGAGTAGTGGCTGAGATGGGAGGCAAAAACGCGATGATCGTGGACGAGGATGCGGATTTAGACGAGGCGGTAATCGCATCCATACAATCCGCATTCGGATTTCAAGGACAAAAATGTAGTGCACTTTCACGCATTATACTTTTGGAATCTAAATACGACACATTCAAAAGCAGATTTACAGACGCCCTACAATCCTTACAAACCGGGCTGCCTGAGGATCCTTCCGTAAAAATAGGTCCGGTGATAGATTTGGAATCAAAAATAAGATTGGACTCTATCGCTTCCCAGTTCTCTTCTAAAATCGTAAGTAAACTCAAAATAGAGGAAAACAGAAAGAATACAGGTCACTTTGTAGAGCCGATCATCTTTGAAACTGAGGACCCAACTTCTCCGTTAGGGCAAACGGAATTTTTCGGACCTTATGTTACATTATTCAAAGCTAATAACTTCGAAGATGCTATCAAAATAGCGAATAACGTGGACTATGCCCTTACCGGCGGGATTTTTTCTAGAAACCCTAAGAATATACAATTCGCAAAAGAAAAATTCGAAGTCGGGAACCTATATATCAACAGAGGAATTACCGGTGCGGTAGTGGATAGACAACCTTTTGGAGGATATAAACTTTCGGGCGTAGGAGCAAAGGCAGGCGGTCCTGATTATCTAAAACAATTTTTAGAACCTATCAGCATTACCGAGAATACTATGAGAAGAGGATTTATTCCGGAGGCTTAA
- a CDS encoding alpha/beta fold hydrolase yields the protein MKKSELLLLSLLLSCCSSYEEMSIEEDKAFLKLKESDTFYQEYFIQNKKEEPPVHWISTGCRPDKTKVLIFIHGSPGVWSNYLRYLKDPELLKMYCMLGVDRPGFGKSSGVTADVNAQAEKILNTLSKLPEIQKGKKSISLLGHSYGGPVAARMASLFPEKFQYLFLLAAAMDPEMEEIKWYNKIADTWLASRLLPEEWIHSNSEMLPLEEQLKSLIHEWRKIKAKTIVVQGEEDGLVNPQNLDFIRKNFSAETKTYLLPKEGHFLPWKNYELIHKLLIEFSG from the coding sequence ATGAAAAAGTCGGAACTCCTTCTTCTATCCTTACTTCTTTCCTGCTGCAGCAGTTATGAGGAAATGAGTATAGAAGAAGATAAAGCTTTTTTAAAGCTTAAAGAATCTGACACATTCTACCAAGAATATTTTATCCAAAATAAAAAAGAAGAGCCGCCGGTACACTGGATTAGCACAGGATGCCGACCGGACAAAACGAAAGTCCTAATATTTATCCACGGTTCCCCTGGCGTTTGGTCAAATTATCTTAGATATTTAAAAGATCCCGAACTATTAAAAATGTATTGTATGCTTGGAGTGGACCGTCCGGGTTTCGGAAAATCTTCCGGCGTAACCGCGGATGTGAACGCCCAAGCAGAAAAAATCTTAAATACACTATCAAAACTTCCGGAAATACAGAAAGGAAAAAAATCGATATCTCTATTAGGACATTCTTATGGAGGTCCGGTAGCAGCACGAATGGCCTCACTTTTTCCGGAAAAATTCCAATACCTATTTCTATTAGCGGCTGCGATGGACCCGGAAATGGAAGAAATAAAATGGTACAATAAGATTGCGGATACCTGGCTCGCAAGCCGACTCTTACCCGAGGAATGGATTCATAGTAATTCGGAAATGTTACCTTTAGAAGAACAGCTCAAAAGTCTAATCCATGAATGGAGGAAGATCAAAGCCAAAACTATTGTAGTCCAAGGAGAGGAAGACGGACTCGTAAATCCTCAAAACTTGGATTTTATCCGAAAGAATTTTTCTGCAGAAACAAAAACATATCTTCTTCCGAAAGAAGGACATTTCCTTCCTTGGAAAAATTACGAACTAATTCATAAATTATTAATAGAGTTCTCGGGATAA
- a CDS encoding ABC-F family ATP-binding cassette domain-containing protein yields the protein MIKISNLHKSYTSNLLFDDLNLSLNRGEKLGLVGRNGHGKSTLFQMILGNVEPDSGTITVPKGYKIGHLQQHLKFTKPTVLEECALGLPEGEEYETWQVEKVLSGLGFSEADLERSPEEFSGGYQIRMNLAKLLVSGPDLLMLDEPNNYLDIVTIRWLEEFLREWEGEIILVTHDRSFMDSVVTHTAAIHRTKAIKVQGDTDKLYNQINQAEEIYERTRLNEAKKRKQEEIFIARFKAKASFASRAQSRVKKLEKQGEMKALEEIESLELYFNSAPFAASQMLSAENISFSYSGKEPFLISDFSLSVGKRDRICIIGKNGKGKSTLLKLLAGELQPSSGRIQKHPALKEGYFGQTNKLNLNENATVTEEIMSADKSCTEWLARTIAGGLMFSDDMSLKKIKVLSGGEKSRVMLGKILVTPCHLLFLDEPTNHLDMQSCDALIEAIDEFEGSLIMVTHNEMHLRAVATKLIVFDNDTIRIFDGSYEDFLNDVGWSDEDY from the coding sequence ATGATCAAAATTTCTAATCTTCATAAATCTTATACTTCCAATCTGTTGTTCGATGATCTGAATCTGAGTTTGAATCGGGGAGAAAAATTGGGTCTTGTCGGAAGGAACGGTCACGGGAAGTCTACTTTGTTCCAAATGATTTTGGGGAATGTGGAACCCGATTCGGGTACTATCACAGTGCCGAAGGGTTACAAGATCGGCCATTTGCAGCAGCATTTGAAATTTACTAAGCCCACTGTGTTGGAAGAATGTGCGCTTGGTCTTCCTGAGGGTGAGGAATACGAAACTTGGCAGGTGGAGAAAGTTTTATCCGGTCTGGGTTTTTCGGAAGCGGATTTGGAGAGAAGCCCAGAAGAGTTTTCCGGTGGCTATCAGATCCGAATGAATCTTGCGAAACTTCTGGTATCCGGTCCCGACTTATTGATGTTAGACGAACCGAATAACTATCTTGATATCGTTACTATCCGTTGGCTGGAGGAATTCCTACGTGAGTGGGAAGGTGAGATCATCTTAGTCACTCACGATAGAAGTTTTATGGATAGCGTGGTAACTCACACTGCGGCGATCCATCGTACGAAGGCGATCAAAGTCCAAGGTGATACGGATAAACTATACAATCAGATCAATCAGGCTGAAGAAATATATGAACGGACTCGTTTGAACGAGGCGAAAAAAAGAAAGCAGGAAGAGATATTTATCGCACGTTTTAAGGCGAAGGCAAGTTTTGCGAGTCGTGCTCAATCCAGAGTTAAAAAGCTGGAGAAACAAGGCGAGATGAAGGCGTTGGAAGAGATTGAAAGTTTGGAATTATACTTTAACTCCGCTCCTTTTGCCGCGAGCCAAATGTTGTCTGCGGAAAACATTTCTTTCTCATATTCGGGAAAGGAACCTTTTTTAATTTCCGATTTTTCTCTGAGTGTTGGGAAGAGGGATCGGATCTGCATTATCGGTAAAAACGGTAAGGGTAAATCCACTCTTCTGAAACTTCTTGCAGGGGAACTCCAACCAAGTTCAGGTAGGATACAAAAACATCCAGCGTTAAAGGAAGGTTATTTCGGTCAGACAAATAAATTGAATCTGAACGAAAATGCAACTGTCACTGAAGAAATTATGAGCGCGGATAAGTCTTGCACCGAATGGCTTGCTAGAACTATCGCAGGTGGATTGATGTTCTCAGATGATATGTCTTTGAAAAAGATCAAGGTCCTTTCGGGTGGAGAGAAAAGTAGGGTGATGCTCGGAAAAATTTTGGTCACCCCTTGTCACCTTTTGTTTTTGGATGAGCCTACTAACCACTTAGACATGCAATCTTGCGACGCATTGATCGAGGCTATCGACGAGTTCGAAGGTTCTCTTATCATGGTCACTCACAATGAGATGCATCTTAGGGCTGTCGCTACTAAGTTGATCGTTTTTGATAACGATACGATCCGAATTTTTGACGGCTCTTACGAGGATTTCCTTAACGATGTTGGTTGGTCGGACGAAGATTATTAA
- a CDS encoding DMT family transporter produces MNLLLPVFFALLSGLAMSIQPGINSILGKNIESPWLASTISFFVGTIALGVITIALGEIKSTSFIFQTIKEQPWWIWTGGFLGAILVTSSLLFAPKLGATSWVALLLLGQVVTSVLLEKWGALGFPEKPISIQKMIGLGLLLLSAWLVRKG; encoded by the coding sequence ATGAATCTATTATTGCCCGTATTCTTTGCACTTCTCTCCGGCCTTGCCATGTCCATACAACCAGGTATTAATTCTATATTAGGGAAAAACATAGAAAGTCCCTGGCTTGCTTCTACTATTTCATTTTTCGTTGGAACCATTGCGTTAGGCGTCATTACAATTGCTTTAGGAGAAATAAAATCTACTTCATTCATATTCCAAACAATCAAAGAACAACCCTGGTGGATATGGACTGGAGGATTTTTAGGAGCGATATTGGTAACTTCCTCTCTTCTCTTTGCGCCCAAGTTAGGAGCCACAAGTTGGGTCGCTCTACTTTTATTAGGCCAAGTAGTAACCTCCGTTTTATTAGAAAAATGGGGAGCATTAGGATTTCCTGAAAAACCTATTTCGATCCAAAAAATGATCGGATTAGGGCTATTGCTTCTGAGCGCCTGGTTAGTTCGAAAAGGTTGA